In uncultured Cohaesibacter sp., a genomic segment contains:
- the glpX gene encoding class II fructose-bisphosphatase, producing the protein MSEIREAPVLDRILTLEIVRVVERAAVSAARLRGKGNEKAADQAAVDAMRRELNQLPIKGRVVIGEGERDEAPMLYIGEEVGNKQGPRVDIALDPLEGTTLCAKNQPNSLAVISIADEGSLLNAPDVYMDKIAIGPGYPKGLVDLDRSPAENLNALAKAKGVNVEDLNVCILDRPRHAKLIEDVRATGAAIRLIGDGDVQGIIHITDPDESGMDIYMGIGGAPEGVLAASALRCIGGQMQGRLVINNEEQRERAIRMGIKDPDKKFEMIELAGGDVTFAATGVTDGNMLSGVKFGRDVIKTQTVVMRSSTGTVRWVETEHRQFEKFHLD; encoded by the coding sequence ATGAGTGAAATCAGAGAAGCTCCGGTCCTTGATCGAATCCTGACTTTGGAAATTGTGCGCGTCGTAGAGCGCGCCGCTGTATCGGCAGCACGCCTGAGAGGCAAAGGCAACGAGAAGGCCGCTGACCAGGCCGCCGTTGACGCCATGCGCCGCGAGTTGAACCAGCTGCCCATCAAGGGCCGTGTTGTGATCGGTGAAGGCGAACGCGATGAAGCGCCCATGCTCTATATTGGCGAAGAAGTCGGCAACAAGCAGGGACCAAGAGTGGATATCGCTCTGGACCCGCTGGAAGGCACGACCCTGTGCGCCAAAAACCAGCCCAATTCTCTTGCTGTCATCTCCATTGCCGATGAAGGCAGCCTGCTCAATGCACCTGACGTTTACATGGACAAGATCGCGATTGGCCCGGGCTATCCCAAGGGCCTTGTTGATCTCGACCGGTCTCCGGCAGAAAATCTCAATGCACTGGCCAAAGCCAAAGGCGTCAATGTCGAGGATCTCAATGTCTGCATTCTTGACCGTCCGCGCCACGCAAAGCTGATTGAAGATGTTCGGGCAACGGGTGCCGCCATTCGCCTCATCGGTGATGGTGACGTGCAGGGCATCATTCATATCACCGATCCTGACGAATCCGGCATGGATATCTATATGGGCATTGGTGGCGCACCTGAAGGTGTGCTTGCCGCATCGGCTCTGCGCTGCATTGGCGGCCAGATGCAGGGACGCCTTGTCATCAACAATGAAGAACAGCGCGAACGCGCCATTCGCATGGGCATCAAAGACCCTGACAAGAAGTTCGAAATGATCGAACTGGCCGGTGGTGACGTGACCTTCGCAGCAACGGGTGTGACCGACGGCAACATGCTGTCCGGCGTCAAGTTCGGCCGCGATGTGATCAAGACACAGACCGTCGTCATGCGTTCATCCACCGGAACGGTCCGCTGGGTTGAAACCGAGCATCGCCAGTTTGAAAAATTCCATCTGGATTGA
- the recJ gene encoding single-stranded-DNA-specific exonuclease RecJ, whose product MLSDLEASKSYLGVDKSAKERRWVESLDLRGVEMASAIAQGQDIPDIVARVMVARGLNMESAEHYLDPSIKRLMPDPSCMTDMDKAAERIALAVSRREKIAIFGDYDVDGATSSALMALFLRHCGCEATIYIPDRIFEGYGPNPDAMDQLIDQGHTLILTLDCGSTSFDALQHAHERKTDVVVIDHHQVGEELPVCIALVNPNRQDDLSQLGHLAAVGVTFMSLVATNRTLRQKGFYQSGIRPPDLLGWLDLVALGTVCDVVPLIGLNRAFVVKGLMVIRSNHNIGLNALLAVSRVSGPVSPYHLGFMLGPRINAGGRIGDAALGARLLTSSDPSEAEHIASELERLNRERQALEQIMLEDAVAQAERQLMEDPDCAGIVTFSSDWHAGIVGLLASRLKERFRRPAFAIAIGPDGKGTGSGRSISGSDLGAAVRAAVGEGMLVKGGGHAMAAGLTIETDKIKEFRHYLHERLCQQVSQARASEELKIDAALTASGASEELVKTLEKAGPYGAGNPEPVFVFPSHKIAFADVVGQGGHIRCTISNSSGGKLKAICFRASEEPIGKLLLDNRGSSLHIAGSLSLDYWQGRPSVQLRIIDASEVKGP is encoded by the coding sequence ATGCTATCCGACTTAGAAGCCAGCAAAAGCTACCTTGGTGTTGACAAATCCGCAAAGGAACGGCGCTGGGTCGAAAGTCTGGATCTGCGCGGCGTGGAGATGGCCAGCGCCATAGCGCAAGGGCAGGACATTCCAGACATTGTCGCCCGTGTCATGGTTGCGCGCGGGCTGAATATGGAAAGTGCCGAGCATTATCTCGATCCATCCATCAAGCGCCTCATGCCCGACCCATCCTGCATGACCGACATGGACAAGGCTGCAGAACGGATTGCTCTGGCCGTCAGCAGGCGGGAAAAGATCGCCATTTTCGGCGATTATGACGTCGATGGAGCCACTTCCAGCGCCCTGATGGCGCTATTCCTGCGCCATTGTGGCTGCGAGGCGACCATTTACATTCCTGATCGTATTTTCGAAGGCTACGGCCCCAATCCCGACGCCATGGATCAATTGATCGATCAGGGCCATACCCTTATCCTAACCCTTGATTGCGGCTCGACATCCTTTGACGCCTTGCAGCATGCCCATGAGCGCAAGACCGATGTTGTCGTCATCGACCACCATCAGGTGGGGGAGGAACTGCCCGTCTGCATCGCTCTGGTCAATCCTAACCGGCAGGATGATCTGAGCCAGTTGGGCCATCTCGCCGCTGTCGGCGTCACCTTCATGTCCCTTGTCGCAACCAATCGGACATTGAGGCAAAAGGGATTTTATCAGTCCGGCATTCGCCCGCCGGATTTGCTCGGCTGGCTCGATCTGGTTGCGCTGGGCACCGTCTGTGATGTGGTGCCGCTGATCGGCCTCAATCGCGCCTTCGTCGTCAAGGGTCTGATGGTCATCCGCTCCAACCACAATATCGGCCTCAATGCCTTGCTTGCGGTTTCAAGGGTTTCCGGCCCTGTCAGTCCCTATCATCTCGGCTTCATGCTCGGCCCCCGCATCAATGCCGGCGGACGCATCGGTGATGCTGCACTCGGCGCGCGCCTCCTGACCAGCTCCGATCCATCCGAAGCAGAGCATATCGCTTCGGAACTGGAACGGCTAAACCGGGAAAGGCAGGCGCTCGAGCAGATCATGCTCGAAGATGCGGTGGCTCAGGCCGAAAGACAATTGATGGAAGATCCCGATTGTGCAGGGATCGTCACTTTCAGCTCAGACTGGCATGCCGGTATCGTTGGTCTTTTGGCCTCGCGTCTGAAGGAACGTTTCCGACGCCCGGCCTTCGCCATAGCCATCGGGCCTGATGGCAAGGGAACAGGCTCGGGTCGCTCCATCTCCGGCTCGGATCTTGGCGCCGCCGTGCGGGCTGCCGTTGGCGAGGGGATGCTGGTCAAGGGTGGCGGCCATGCCATGGCAGCTGGCCTGACCATCGAGACAGACAAGATTAAAGAATTCCGCCATTATCTTCATGAGCGCCTGTGTCAGCAGGTTTCTCAGGCCAGAGCCAGTGAGGAATTGAAGATTGATGCCGCTCTGACGGCATCAGGAGCCAGCGAAGAGCTTGTCAAAACTCTTGAGAAGGCCGGTCCCTATGGTGCAGGCAACCCTGAGCCGGTATTTGTTTTTCCCTCCCATAAAATCGCATTTGCCGATGTCGTTGGGCAGGGGGGACATATCCGTTGCACCATTTCAAACAGTTCAGGCGGCAAGCTGAAAGCCATCTGCTTCAGGGCATCTGAAGAACCGATCGGGAAATTGCTGCTCGATAACCGCGGCAGCAGTCTACATATTGCCGGAAGCCTGTCGCTCGACTATTGGCAGGGCCGTCCCTCGGTGCAATTGCGCATCATCGATGCGTCCGAGGTCAAGGGGCCTTAG
- a CDS encoding LL-diaminopimelate aminotransferase has protein sequence MDEFHKIRRLPPYVFEPVNRIKAKARAAGADIIDLGMGNPDLPTPKHIVDKLTETVLDPRTHRYSTSRGIPGLRRAQAAYYERRFGVKLNPETEIVATLGSKEGFANMAQAITSPGDVVLVPNPTYPIHSFGFIMSGGVVRSMPAEPNDEFFRSIERAVRHSIPKPIALIVNYPANPTAYTVDLHFYKEVVRIAKEHDIMVLSDLAYAEIYFGETQPPSILEVDGAKDIAVEFTSLSKTFSMPGWRMGFAVGNERMIRALTRVKSYLDYGAFTPVQVAAAAALNGSEECIKEAREVYKYRRDVMVESFTRAGWAIPSPDATMFAWVPVPEKFRSIGSLEFAKRLVEEAHVAVAPGVGFGEYGDEYVRLAFVENEQRIRQAARNIRRFLASAE, from the coding sequence ATGGATGAGTTCCATAAAATACGCCGTCTCCCTCCTTATGTCTTTGAACCGGTCAACCGGATTAAGGCGAAGGCGCGAGCGGCGGGCGCGGATATTATCGATCTGGGCATGGGCAACCCCGATTTGCCAACCCCGAAGCATATCGTGGACAAGCTGACAGAAACCGTTCTGGATCCGCGCACCCATCGCTATTCGACCTCGCGCGGGATTCCCGGTCTGCGGCGGGCGCAGGCTGCCTATTATGAGCGACGCTTCGGCGTGAAGCTAAATCCGGAAACCGAGATCGTCGCCACTCTGGGCTCAAAAGAGGGCTTCGCTAACATGGCGCAGGCCATCACCAGCCCCGGCGATGTGGTGCTCGTTCCCAATCCGACCTATCCAATTCACTCCTTCGGTTTCATCATGTCCGGCGGCGTTGTCCGCTCCATGCCAGCTGAACCGAATGATGAATTTTTCCGCTCGATCGAACGCGCCGTGCGGCATTCCATTCCGAAGCCGATCGCGCTTATCGTCAACTATCCTGCAAACCCGACGGCTTACACAGTCGATCTGCATTTCTACAAGGAAGTCGTGCGCATCGCCAAGGAACATGACATCATGGTCCTGAGCGATTTGGCATATGCGGAAATCTATTTCGGCGAAACCCAGCCGCCTTCCATTCTCGAGGTGGATGGCGCCAAGGATATCGCGGTTGAATTCACGTCGCTGTCAAAGACCTTCTCCATGCCCGGCTGGCGCATGGGATTTGCGGTTGGCAACGAGCGGATGATCCGCGCCCTGACGCGCGTCAAATCCTATCTCGACTATGGTGCCTTCACCCCCGTACAGGTCGCAGCCGCTGCGGCGCTGAATGGCTCTGAGGAATGCATCAAGGAAGCCAGAGAAGTCTATAAATATCGTCGTGACGTCATGGTGGAGAGCTTTACCCGTGCGGGTTGGGCAATCCCGAGCCCGGACGCGACCATGTTTGCATGGGTGCCGGTGCCGGAGAAATTCCGCTCCATAGGCTCTCTGGAATTCGCAAAGCGCCTTGTCGAGGAAGCTCATGTGGCTGTCGCCCCCGGCGTTGGCTTTGGTGAATATGGCGATGAATATGTCCGCCTTGCCTTCGTTGAAAACGAACAGCGCATTCGACAGGCGGCGCGCAATATTCGCCGCTTCCTCGCCTCTGCAGAGTAA
- a CDS encoding family 43 glycosylhydrolase produces the protein MIVYRASPSDYGRGFEGQRKADLGDGSFLNPILSGDHPDPSILRDGEDFYLTYSTFETYPGLQIWHSRDLVNWRPLTSALHSNIGSVRGPELIKHEGRYYIYIPTKPTSSPSSRKTNWVIWSDDIEGPWSEPIDLDLPTHIDPGHAVGEDGSRWLFLSRGDRIRLADDGLSTIGQVEHVYDGWRYPEEWEVEGYAQEGPKVTRHGDYFYLISAVGGTAGPPTGHMVIVARSKSIHGPWENHPRNPVMRTQRQEEKWWSRGHATLIDLPNGDWWSVLHGYENGFWTLGRQTLLAPVRWTEDGWLEFGGDDLSSPLAAPIPRLETDHMERAHGFPLSDNFLINKYGIQWCFYNPAPDEKERMRYQNNALVLSGRGSAPSNSSPLSCIVGDQSYQVDCEIEIEPEGGAGLLLFYDHHLYCGLGVREDHFVTHQYGRERAKLQHEYGLRLFVRLRNQRHIVSIFTSHDGQSWKRFDRGMEVSGYHHNVCGGFQMLKPALYATGDGTRAIFRNFVYRALPLDTGT, from the coding sequence ATGATCGTGTATAGAGCCAGCCCTTCAGATTATGGACGGGGCTTTGAAGGTCAACGCAAGGCTGATCTTGGCGATGGCAGCTTTCTCAACCCCATTTTGTCAGGTGACCATCCGGACCCTTCCATTCTGCGCGATGGCGAGGATTTTTACCTCACCTATTCCACCTTCGAGACCTATCCGGGGCTTCAGATCTGGCATTCGCGCGATCTCGTCAACTGGCGACCGCTAACGTCTGCCCTGCACAGCAATATCGGCTCGGTGCGCGGACCTGAATTGATCAAGCATGAGGGGCGCTATTATATCTATATTCCAACAAAGCCGACATCTTCTCCCAGCAGTCGCAAGACAAACTGGGTAATCTGGTCTGATGATATCGAGGGGCCGTGGTCAGAGCCGATTGATCTTGACTTGCCGACCCACATAGATCCGGGGCACGCTGTGGGAGAAGATGGATCGCGATGGCTGTTTCTTTCCCGAGGCGACCGCATCCGGCTGGCTGATGACGGATTGTCGACCATCGGGCAAGTCGAACATGTCTATGATGGCTGGCGCTATCCCGAGGAATGGGAGGTGGAAGGCTATGCGCAGGAAGGCCCGAAGGTAACCCGTCATGGAGACTATTTCTACCTGATTTCTGCCGTTGGAGGCACCGCAGGGCCACCAACCGGGCATATGGTCATCGTTGCACGTTCGAAATCCATTCATGGCCCATGGGAAAATCATCCGCGCAATCCCGTTATGCGCACGCAGAGGCAAGAGGAAAAATGGTGGTCGCGGGGGCATGCGACGCTGATTGATTTGCCCAATGGTGATTGGTGGTCTGTTCTGCATGGTTATGAGAATGGCTTCTGGACGCTCGGGCGTCAGACTCTTTTGGCACCTGTGCGCTGGACAGAAGATGGCTGGCTGGAATTTGGTGGCGACGATCTCTCTTCGCCTCTTGCCGCTCCAATCCCTCGTCTGGAAACGGATCATATGGAACGGGCTCATGGCTTTCCGCTGTCTGATAATTTCCTGATCAACAAATATGGTATTCAGTGGTGCTTCTATAATCCGGCGCCGGATGAGAAGGAACGCATGCGCTACCAGAATAATGCGCTGGTCCTGAGTGGCCGCGGTTCGGCGCCAAGCAATTCATCCCCGCTGTCCTGCATCGTTGGAGATCAATCCTATCAGGTGGATTGCGAGATAGAAATCGAACCGGAAGGCGGGGCTGGCCTGCTGTTATTCTATGACCATCATCTCTATTGCGGCCTTGGTGTGCGAGAGGATCATTTCGTAACCCATCAATATGGACGGGAACGGGCAAAACTGCAGCATGAATATGGGCTGCGACTGTTTGTCCGGCTGCGCAATCAGCGTCATATTGTCAGTATCTTCACCTCGCATGATGGCCAAAGCTGGAAACGCTTTGACCGTGGCATGGAAGTTTCCGGCTATCACCACAATGTATGCGGTGGGTTCCAAATGCTCAAACCGGCCCTTTATGCGACCGGTGACGGTACCCGAGCCATTTTCCGCAATTTTGTCTATCGCGCCCTGCCGCTGGATACCGGCACATAA
- a CDS encoding helix-turn-helix domain-containing GNAT family N-acetyltransferase, which translates to MNIKDNLISDIRASSRQLVRQWGVLAKHVAGTDYSLSAVHAILEIGIFDGINSKDLAQALILEKSTVSRLVKSLVEQDLVVKIDDPADRRKQGLTLTDKGKSLLDDINKHANEQVRDALDDVDREDIFKIAEGLRRYSDALGHKKAQISDCELSIGTGYIPGLIGQISNLHSQFYFDLVGFGSVFEGIVASGMSEFMGRLDKPCNEFWHVCENRKILASLALDGEDLGNNIAHLRWFIVDGSLRGKGFGHKLMRSALDFADRTGFVETHLSTFKGLDAARHIYESYGFVLMEEKADTTWGKEVVEQQFVRKRGA; encoded by the coding sequence GTGAATATCAAAGACAATCTGATAAGTGACATCCGCGCTTCGTCGCGTCAGCTTGTTCGCCAATGGGGTGTTTTGGCAAAGCATGTAGCCGGAACGGACTATTCGCTCAGCGCAGTTCACGCCATTCTCGAGATCGGCATCTTTGACGGTATCAATTCAAAGGATCTGGCTCAAGCGCTCATTCTGGAAAAATCAACCGTCAGCCGCCTTGTCAAAAGTCTGGTTGAGCAGGATCTGGTGGTCAAGATCGATGACCCTGCCGATCGCAGAAAACAGGGACTGACCCTCACCGACAAGGGAAAATCGCTGCTCGACGACATCAATAAACATGCCAACGAACAGGTAAGAGATGCGCTTGATGACGTGGACAGAGAGGATATCTTCAAGATCGCCGAGGGTCTGAGGCGCTATTCAGATGCGTTGGGGCACAAGAAGGCGCAGATTTCTGATTGCGAATTGAGCATCGGCACGGGTTACATTCCGGGTCTGATCGGGCAGATTTCTAACCTCCATTCACAGTTTTATTTTGATCTGGTCGGTTTTGGTTCCGTTTTCGAGGGCATTGTTGCCAGCGGCATGAGTGAGTTCATGGGACGACTGGACAAGCCATGCAATGAATTCTGGCATGTCTGTGAGAACAGAAAAATCCTGGCCAGTCTGGCGCTGGATGGCGAGGATCTGGGCAATAATATTGCGCATCTGCGCTGGTTTATCGTGGATGGCAGCTTGCGGGGCAAAGGGTTCGGGCACAAGCTGATGCGATCAGCGCTGGACTTTGCCGATCGAACCGGCTTTGTCGAGACCCATCTCTCCACCTTCAAGGGGTTAGATGCGGCGCGGCATATTTATGAAAGCTATGGATTTGTTCTGATGGAAGAAAAAGCCGATACGACCTGGGGCAAAGAGGTTGTCGAGCAGCAGTTTGTCAGAAAAAGAGGTGCGTGA
- a CDS encoding homoserine dehydrogenase — MSAPLKLGLAGLGTVGISALERLLSMENELAVKTSRGIRVQAVSARNRNKDRGVDLSGLDWYSDPVEMATSDKIDVFVELIGGDTGAAEDAVRAAIMAGKHVITANKALLAKHGNELARLAEEHNVSINFEAAVAGGIPVIKAIRESLTSNEITRVYGILNGTCNYILTRMEDEGLSFEACLKDAQDLGYAEADPSFDIEGNDTAHKLSILSSLAFGHEIDADSIFLEGITSITSADISAARELGYRIKLLGVAQKTDTGIEQRVHPTMVPLDSAIAQIDGVTNAVAIEGDAIGMITLSGPGAGGEATASAVLADIVDIARGLEVKPLGLPASLLEPYRPAAMRAHEGGYYIRLRVIDEPGVFASIANRMAQQCISLESIVQRKAKYKVEQKSEMITANKKPQDLVLITYETTEFAIRTAIESIVSDGHVVASPQVIRIERL; from the coding sequence ATGAGCGCTCCTTTAAAGCTCGGTCTAGCGGGACTCGGCACCGTAGGCATATCAGCCCTAGAACGCCTTCTTTCCATGGAAAATGAACTGGCTGTCAAAACCAGCCGAGGCATCCGGGTGCAAGCCGTTTCTGCGCGAAACAGGAACAAGGACAGGGGTGTCGATCTTTCCGGTCTGGACTGGTATTCCGATCCGGTCGAAATGGCCACAAGCGACAAGATCGACGTTTTCGTCGAGTTGATTGGTGGCGACACCGGAGCGGCGGAAGATGCCGTTCGGGCTGCGATCATGGCAGGCAAACATGTCATCACGGCCAACAAGGCATTGCTTGCCAAACATGGCAATGAACTGGCCAGACTTGCTGAAGAGCATAATGTCTCGATCAATTTTGAGGCGGCCGTCGCTGGTGGTATTCCCGTTATCAAGGCGATCCGCGAAAGCCTGACCAGCAACGAGATTACCCGCGTTTACGGTATTCTGAACGGAACCTGCAATTATATCCTCACCCGTATGGAAGATGAGGGGCTGTCCTTTGAAGCCTGTCTCAAGGATGCTCAGGATCTCGGCTATGCCGAAGCTGACCCGAGCTTTGATATTGAAGGCAACGATACGGCCCACAAGCTGTCCATTCTTTCAAGCCTAGCCTTTGGCCATGAAATCGACGCAGATTCCATCTTCCTTGAGGGCATCACCTCGATCACTTCGGCCGATATCTCCGCGGCCAGAGAACTTGGATATCGCATCAAGTTGCTTGGCGTGGCGCAAAAGACCGACACTGGCATCGAACAGCGTGTGCATCCGACCATGGTGCCGCTCGATTCAGCGATTGCCCAGATTGACGGCGTTACCAACGCCGTTGCCATTGAAGGCGATGCCATCGGCATGATCACCCTTTCGGGCCCGGGTGCTGGCGGTGAGGCGACGGCATCGGCCGTTCTTGCCGATATCGTTGATATCGCGCGCGGCCTCGAAGTCAAGCCACTGGGGCTCCCTGCCTCTCTGCTGGAACCCTACAGACCGGCAGCAATGCGTGCACATGAGGGTGGATATTATATCCGCCTTCGGGTCATCGACGAGCCTGGAGTCTTTGCCTCCATCGCAAATCGCATGGCACAACAGTGCATTTCACTCGAAAGTATAGTTCAAAGAAAAGCGAAGTATAAGGTAGAACAGAAAAGTGAAATGATTACAGCGAATAAGAAGCCTCAAGACCTGGTTCTTATTACCTATGAGACGACTGAATTTGCCATTCGCACCGCGATTGAATCGATCGTCAGTGACGGGCATGTGGTGGCATCTCCACAGGTTATCAGAATTGAGAGATTGTGA
- the phaC gene encoding class I poly(R)-hydroxyalkanoic acid synthase has protein sequence MIHDPERFARNLAQVVEQAGKVAAAYLRPRENGMGEHSLDYVNQMVRTFGEVGQYWTSDPQRALDAQTRLWGRCLDLWGASSRRMLGEDQDEIAQPNDGDLRFDDPEWTSNPFFSFVKQLYLIASQWANEMVVEADALDEHTRHKALFYVNQIFNALSPSNYVMTNPALLRETLENDGENLIRGMEMLAEDILAGGGKLRIRQTDTAFFTLGENLAVTAGKVIAQNDICQVIQYEASTPKVLKTPLLIFPPWINKFYILDLSAQKSFIKWCVDQGHSVFVVSWVNPDESLRDKSFEDFMLEGVVSSIELVREITGQQKVNAVGYCVGGTLLAAAQAFLAAKEKDWINSTTFFAAQVDFTEAGDLKVFVDEEQMEELEKVMHAQGYLDGLSMSNVFNMLRPNDLIWPYFVNNYMRGLDPFPFDLLYWNQDSTRMTAACHSQYLRKCYLENALAEGLMELDGVTLDLSRITTPTYCLAMKDDHIAPARSVFKGAKLFGGKVDFILGGSGHVAGVVNPPERRKYQFWRGGPLDGELVDWMETARSTAGSWWPDWHQWIMAQGDEEVAARAVGSEQYPPLEDAPGSYARKSY, from the coding sequence ATGATCCATGATCCGGAGAGGTTTGCCCGCAATCTGGCGCAAGTGGTCGAACAGGCTGGCAAGGTGGCCGCTGCCTATCTCCGCCCAAGAGAAAATGGAATGGGGGAGCATTCGCTCGACTATGTCAACCAGATGGTGCGCACCTTTGGCGAAGTCGGCCAATATTGGACGTCTGACCCGCAACGCGCCCTTGACGCCCAGACGCGTCTTTGGGGGCGCTGCCTTGATCTCTGGGGCGCTTCAAGCAGACGCATGCTGGGAGAGGACCAAGACGAGATCGCTCAACCAAATGATGGCGACCTTCGTTTTGATGATCCGGAGTGGACGAGCAACCCCTTCTTTTCCTTTGTCAAACAGCTTTATCTGATCGCCTCCCAGTGGGCCAATGAAATGGTGGTTGAAGCCGATGCGCTGGATGAGCATACGCGCCACAAGGCGCTGTTTTACGTCAATCAGATCTTCAATGCGCTCTCGCCTTCCAATTATGTCATGACCAATCCGGCCCTGTTGCGCGAGACGTTGGAGAATGATGGCGAGAATCTCATTCGCGGCATGGAAATGTTGGCAGAGGATATATTGGCGGGCGGCGGCAAACTGCGCATTCGTCAGACCGACACCGCCTTTTTCACGCTCGGTGAAAATCTCGCGGTAACTGCGGGCAAGGTGATAGCCCAGAATGACATCTGTCAGGTCATCCAATATGAGGCCAGCACCCCAAAAGTGCTAAAGACACCGCTGCTTATCTTCCCGCCATGGATCAACAAATTCTACATTCTCGATCTCAGCGCCCAAAAGAGTTTCATCAAATGGTGTGTCGATCAGGGCCACAGTGTTTTTGTCGTCTCATGGGTCAATCCGGATGAAAGCCTCAGGGACAAGAGCTTTGAAGATTTTATGCTGGAAGGGGTCGTCTCTTCCATTGAGCTTGTGCGCGAGATTACCGGACAACAGAAAGTCAACGCAGTTGGATATTGCGTCGGGGGCACTCTGCTTGCCGCAGCTCAAGCCTTTCTAGCGGCCAAGGAGAAGGACTGGATCAACAGCACGACCTTTTTCGCCGCGCAGGTCGATTTCACAGAGGCCGGGGATCTCAAGGTTTTCGTCGACGAAGAGCAGATGGAGGAACTAGAAAAGGTCATGCATGCGCAGGGCTATCTCGATGGGCTCTCCATGTCCAATGTGTTCAATATGTTGCGTCCGAATGATCTGATCTGGCCCTATTTCGTCAATAATTACATGCGAGGGCTCGACCCCTTCCCCTTTGACCTTCTTTACTGGAATCAGGATTCAACCCGCATGACAGCGGCCTGCCATTCCCAATATTTGCGTAAATGCTATCTGGAAAATGCCCTTGCCGAGGGCTTGATGGAACTGGATGGCGTAACGCTGGACCTTTCCCGCATCACGACACCAACCTACTGCCTTGCCATGAAGGATGACCATATTGCCCCTGCCCGCTCCGTTTTCAAGGGAGCAAAGCTGTTTGGAGGAAAGGTCGATTTCATACTTGGCGGATCGGGGCATGTCGCCGGTGTGGTCAATCCGCCGGAAAGACGGAAATATCAGTTCTGGCGCGGTGGCCCTCTGGATGGCGAGCTGGTTGACTGGATGGAAACGGCCCGATCCACTGCCGGATCCTGGTGGCCCGATTGGCACCAATGGATCATGGCGCAAGGTGACGAAGAAGTCGCAGCAAGAGCTGTCGGTAGCGAGCAATATCCGCCGCTTGAAGATGCGCCGGGAAGCTATGCTCGCAAGAGCTATTGA